The Elgaria multicarinata webbii isolate HBS135686 ecotype San Diego chromosome 1, rElgMul1.1.pri, whole genome shotgun sequence genome has a window encoding:
- the LOC134396032 gene encoding succinate--CoA ligase [ADP-forming] subunit beta, mitochondrial-like, protein MTCNWVVGMAKLVGRGSGQAALSTAARVLGASPGFSPGHRLPAQQQRNLSLHEYLSMKLLKDAGISVPHGLVAKTPEEAYKAAKEIGSEDLVVKAQVLAGGRGKGTFEGGLKGGVKIVSSPEEARDMASQMIGKRLFTKQTGEKGQICNQVLICERRYPRKEYYFAIALERAFQGPVLIGSSQGGVNIEEVAAEDPAAIVKEPVDIVEGIRKEQALALAQRMGFPMKVVDEAADNIVKLYNLFIKFDALMIEINPMVEDSTGAVLCMDAKINFDSNSAFRQKQIFELQDWSQEDERDREAARAELNYVGLDGSIGCLVNGAGLAMATMDIIKLHGGTPANFLDVGGGASAEQVKEAFKLITSDARVQSILVNIFGGIMRCDVIAQGIILAATELELKIPVVVRLQGTQVEDARALIADSGLKILPCDDLDKAAKMAVKLSEIMTLARQACLDVQFQLQA, encoded by the coding sequence ATGACCTGCAACTGGGTGGTGGGAATGGCAAAGCTGGTGGGGAGaggcagtggccaagcagccctGAGCACTGCGGCCAGGGTGCTCGGGGCCAGCCCAGGATTCTCTCCTGGCCACAGGCTTCCAGCGCAGCAGCAAAGGAACTTGTCGCTGCATGAATACCTGAGCATGAAACTATTGAAAGACGCTGGCATTTCCGTTCCCCATGGATTGGTTGCAAAGACGCCGGAAGAAGCTTACAAAGCGGCAAAGGAGATCGGGTCAGAGGACCTGGTGGTCAAGGCCCAGGTTTTAGCTGGTGGCCGGGGGAAAGGCACCTTTGAAGGGGGCCTcaaaggaggggtgaagatcgtCTCTTCCCCCGAAGAGGCCAGGGACATGGCCTCCCAAATGATTGGCAAACGGCTGTTCACCAAGCAGACAGGAGAGAAGGGCCAGATATGTAACCAAGTGCTCATCTGTGAGCGCCGATATCCAAGGAAAGAGTACTATTTTGCCATCGCCCTGGAAAGGGCGTTTCAGGGCCCGGTGCTCATTGGCAGCTCTCAGGGTGGGGTCAACATCGAAGAGGTGGCTGCCGAGGACCCTGCGGCCATCGTGAAGGAACCCGTGGATATTGTGGAAGGCATCCGGAAGGAGCAGGCCCTGGCGCTCGCCCAGAGAATGGGCTTTCCCATGAAGGTGGTCGATGAAGCCGCCGATAATATCGTTAAGCTCTATAACCTCTTCATCAAGTTCGACGCCCTCATGATCGAAATTAACCCCATGGTTGAGGACTCAACGGGGGCAGTGTTGTGCATGGATGCCAAGATCAATTTCGACAGCAATTCGGCGTTCCGTCAGAAGCAGATCTTTGAACTGCAGGACTGGAGCCAGGAGGATGAGAGGGACCGGGAGGCGGCCAGGGCGGAGCTCAACTACGTGGGGCTGGACGGGAGCATCGGCTGCCTGGTGAATGGCGCCGGCCTGGCCATGGCCACCATGGACATCATCAAGCTGCACGGCGGCACCCCGGCCAACTTCCTCGACGTCGGAGGTGGCGCCTCGGCGGAACAAGTTAAAGAGGCCTTCAAGCTGATTACGTCGGACGCGCGAGTCCAGTCCATCCTGGTGAATATCTTTGGGGGCATCATGCGATGTGACGTTATTGCGCAAGGGATCATTCTGGCGGCCACAGAGTTGGAGCTGAAAATACCGGTTGTCGTGCGGCTCCAAGGGACGCAAGTGGAGGACGCCCGGGCTTTAATCGCGGACAGCGGCCTGAAAATCCTTCCCTGTGATGACTTGGATAAAGCCGCCAAAATGGCCGTGAAGCTCTCTGAAATTATGACCTTAGCGAGGCAGGCCTGTCTGGATGTTCAGTTTCAGTTGCAAGCCTGA
- the LOC134395712 gene encoding succinate--CoA ligase [ADP-forming] subunit beta, mitochondrial-like, with amino-acid sequence MICRRAVSMAKLVGRGGGWLALTAAAKVLGGNRGYYTTQGVPLLQQQLRDLSLHEYLCMKLLKEAGIPVPYGLVARTPEEAYKVARAIGTNDLVVKAQVLTGGREKGTFEGGLKGGVQIVYSPEEAREIASKMIGKRLFTKQTGEKGRICNQVLICERRYLRREYYFAITMERSFQGPVLIGSSQGGVRIEDVAAENPEAIIKEPVDIVEGIRMEQAVTLAQGMGFPPQLVHEAADNMIKIYNFFIKYDAILVEINPMVEDSTGAVMCMDAKIIFDSNSAFRQRKIFELQDWTQLDERDREAANAELNYIALDGNIGCLVNGAGLAMATMDIIKLHGGTPANYLNVGGGATVEQVTEAFKLITSNENVQAILVNIFGGLMRCDVIAHGIIMSAKDLELKIPIVVRLQGTRVEDAKVLIAESGLKILPCDDLDKAAKMAVKLSEIMILAKEAQVDVKFQLPS; translated from the coding sequence ATGATCTGTAGGCGTGCCGTGAGCATGGCGAAGCTGGTGGGGAGAGGTGGCGGCTGGTTGGCCTTGACTGCCGCAGCTAAAGTGCTTGGAGGAAACCGAGGGTATTATACCACTCAGGGCGTGCcattgctgcagcagcagctgagggaCTTGTCGCTGCACGAATACCTGTGCATGAAACTATTGAAAGAAGCTGGCATTCCTGTTCCCTACGGGCTGGTCGCAAGGACGCCCGAGGAGGCTTACAAAGTGGCAAGAGCAATCGGCACGAACGACCTTGTCGTGAAGGCCCAGGTCTTGACCGGTGGCCGGGAAAAAGGCACCTTTGAAGGCGGCCTTAAAGGGGGAGTGCAAATCGTCTATTCTCCGGAGGAAGCCAGGGAGATCGCTTCCAAAATGATTGGCAAACGGCTGTTCACCAAGCAGACGGGAGAAAAGGGCCGGATATGCAACCAAGTGCTTATCTGTGAGCGCCGATATCTTAGGAGAGAGTACTATTTTGCTATCACCATGGAAAGGTCATTTCAGGGCCCGGTGCTCATCGGCAGCTCTCAGGGTGGGGTCCGTATTGAAGATGTGGCGGCGGAGAACCCTGAGGCCATCATAAAGGAGCCCGTGGATATTGTGGAAGGCATCAGGATGGAGCAGGCCGTGACACTCGCCCAGGGAATGGGCTTCCCTCCTCAGCTGGTTCACGAAGCAGCAGATAACATGATTAAGATCTACAACTTCTTTATTAAGTATGACGCCATCTTGGTGGAAATTAACCCCATGGTTGAGGACTCAACGGGGGCTGTGATGTGCATGGATGCCAAGATCATTTTTGACAGCAATTCGGCTTTTCGTCAGCGGAAGATCTTTGAACTGCAGGACTGGACGCAGCTGGACGAGAGGGACCGGGAGGCGGCCAACGCCGAGCTCAACTACATCGCTTTGGACGGGAACATCGGCTGCCTGGTGAATGGCGCCGGCCTGGCCATGGCCACCATGGACATCATCAAGCTGCACGGCGGCACCCCGGCCAACTACCTCAACGTCGGGGGTGGCGCCACTGTGGAACAAGTCACGGAGGCCTTCAAGCTCATCACTTCTAATGAAAACGTCCAGGCGATTCTAGTCAATATTTTTGGGGGCCTTATGAGATGTGATGTCATTGCACACGGCATAATTATGTCAGCCAAAGATTTGGAGCTAAAGATACCGATCGTTGTCCGGCTACAAGGCACCCGCGTCGAGGACGCCAAAGTGCTAATAGCCGAGAGCGGCCTGAAAATCCTTCCCTGTGATGACCTGGATAAAGCTGCCAAAATGGCTGTGAAACTGTCCGAAATAATGATCTTAGCGAAAGAAGCCCAGGTGGACGTCAAGTTTCAGTTGCCCTCCTGA
- the LOC134396902 gene encoding enkurin-like, whose product MTALYLEENIYNLLPSEETEPIKTQRYVSTFKPLVERETQEKKTAPCKTMGIPKLQVPTPRDFLRKHSKEPKLPKRKRGPGSKRPPELHVPLRTDHPIMGIHSEKNYIATNVAEAIMAVAKKPLHACVDVRKGDKFLIDDSGLVKKYLKKKDFGVTPIYIKKRKKEAKTAQEETDASLEEALEQKGLTRLSREERENVLEGLKHNWEEINQEFQSLSVVIDTVPRKLRKEKMEVQMRQLEHDINILEKHKMIYIANE is encoded by the exons GTATGTGTCAACATTCAAACCATTGGTGGAACGTGAGACACAAGAGAAGAAGACAGCACCGTGCAAAACGATGGGAATACCCAAACTCCAAGTCCCCACGCCAAGAGACTTTCTCCGGAAACATTCAAAGGAACCGAAGCTTCCAAAGC GAAAAAGAGGTCCGGGCAGTAAGAGACCACCAGAACTGCACGTGCCATTAAGGACAGACCACCCCATCATGGGCATCCACAGTGAGAAGAATTACATCGCTACCAACGTCGCTGAGGCCATCATGGCAGTGGCTAAGAAACCGCTACATGCATGTGTAGACGTGCGAAAGGGAGACAAGTTTCTCATCGACGATTCAGGACTTGTTAAAAAGTACCTCAAGAAAAAG GATTTTGGTGTTACACCAATATACATTAAAAAGCGAAAGAAGGAAGCAAAGACAGCCCAGGAAGAGACTGACGCCAGCCTGGAGGAGGCCCTTGAGCAGAAAGGCCTGACGCGGCTCTCCAGGGAAGAGAGGGAAAACGTCCTGGAG GGTCTCAAGCACAACTGGGAGGAGATCAATCAGGAATTCCAAAGCCTTTCCGTGGTCATCGACACGGTGCCACGGAAGCTTCGGAAAGAGAAAATGGAGGTGCAGATGCGGCAGCTGGAACATGACATCAACATACTGGAGAAACACAAAATGATCTACATTGCCAATGAATAA